The Yersinia entomophaga nucleotide sequence ATAGCAATGACCTTATCTCCCGCTGCGGGAGTACAATGACAAAAAAAAAACAACAACCCCCAATGAGGTTACTAAACCAGAATAATAAAATTAACACCATGAAAAGATGTAGTTTTTAGAGTGTATCCCGCGCTGTCTTCCCCTATATAATGCAAGGCTGGTTTTGCCAGGCAGCTCACAGAAAATGGATGATTTTTTTCTTTTTCATTTCCTGCTTTTAGAAATTTAAACCACCGTTTAATATTGATTAAGGGAATACACGTTAGGCTAGCGATCAACTAACCGACAATGTGCTTCAATACAGTGTGGTGCGATAACTACAATGTGATGCAATAACTGTTGGGGTCAGCCATACTTTTATCTATACCCGAAATTAATTGGTTTCGCGTATAGGTAGACAGGACATAGTGAACCGAATATCGGTTATGCACTTTAAACTAGGAGTTTTTATGATTAAGCCTTTCCTCGTCATTGCTATCGCTGCGGTTACTCTGACCGGTTGTGCGAACAACAGCACGCTGTCTGGTGATGTATTCAGCGCGTCACAGGCCAAGCAAGTGCAAACCGTAACCTACGGTACATTGGTTTCTGTTCGCCCGGTAACCATTCAAGGCGGTGACGGCGACAACGTAATTGGCGCTATCGGTGGTGCTGTGCTGGGTGGTTTCCTGGGTAACACCGTTGGCGGTGGTACCGGTCGTAGTCTGGCAACCGCAGCGGGTGCCGTAGCCGGTGGCGTTGCTGGTCAGGGCGTACAGGGCGCGATGAACCGTACCGATGGCGTGCAACTGGAAGTACGTAAAGACGACGGCACCACTATTCTGGTGGTTCAGAAACAAGGCCCGACTCGCTTCAGCGTTGGCCAGCGTGTGATGCTGGCAAGCAGCGGCAGCACCGTGACCGTCAGCCCACGTTAAGTTTGGCGCGGACATAAAAAAACCGGGGATCACATTGATCCCCGGTTGTTTTCTTTTGCTGTGAATAGATTATTTGAACTTTATTATTTTTACTTACTGTGTAATTGATTAATATTTTGTTCAAGTTTCATTAGCACACCTGTTAACAAAATAACCTCCGCATCCGTGATATTCGACATGACTTCGCCTCGGGTTGTTTCAATGACGTGTTCGAGTTTTTTGATGGTCGAACACGACTCTTCCGTTAATTTAATCCGCTTAGCGCGGCGGTCGTTAGCACAAGTCTGCCGTGTGATTAATCCCTTATCCTCCAGTTGGTCCAAAGTCCGAACCAACGATGGCTGCTCGATACCAATCGCTTTTGCCAGTTGAATCTGCGATTGCTCCGGTGGTAAACGACTAATGTTATGGAGCGTAACCCAGTGTGTTTGGGTCAGTTCCAACGGTTTTAATCGATGATCGATTAAAGCGCGCCAAACGCGAACTAATCGTGCTAAATCAGATCCTAATGTCGATTCCAATTGCCCCTCCTTTTAATTAGCGTGCTAGCATAACTCCCAGAGTCCAGTCTATTTTGGGTAATTAACATTAAAAATACAAATGTATATATACCGCCGATGCAGTGTTAATAGCAATAAATACGAGAAATCCTTTAGAAAAGGTGAAGATTTCTTTAATTCTAACCCCAAAGGATTAACCCAATGCAAGTAACTCCTGTACCAATGGCATCACCCTTAACGGACTGGGTACTGGGTGCCTCGATCTATTTCCCGCCTCTCTTCAAGGCGGTTATGCTAGGTTTGATATTTTGGCTATTGATCCATCATTTACTACGGAATTGGATCTACTCTGGCGAGATCTGGCATCCAATGTTAATGGATTTGTCTATTTTTGTCATTGCCGTCAGCATTTCTTTGTGGATTTTAGTCAGTTGGTAAATTGAGATGAAATATCAATCGATAAAATATTTTTCCAGCGTGATCGTTTTTGCTATCGCTATGTTCGCCGGTGGGTGGATGTGGAATTATTATATGCAATCCCCTTGGACGCGAGACGGAAAAGTCCGCGCAGAATTAGTCAACATCACTCCAGAAGTGTCCGGCAGGCTTATTCAAATTGCGATACACGACAACCAATTAGTAAAATCCGGTAGTCTGTTATTCGAGCTAGACCCGATGCCGTTCCAACTGGCGTTGGATAACGCGCAGGCCGCATTGGATAAAGCGCAGTCCGATATGGATAAGGCCAATCATGAATTGGCTCGACGTCAAAATTTACCTAAAAACCTCATATCAGGCGAAGACCTGGATATTGCCAATTTAACCGCTCAAGCAATGAAAGCGGCATATCAGGGCGCGCTGGCTAATCTGGAACAGGCTAAATGGAACCTGAGTAAAACCCATATTCATGCACCGACTGAGGGATATATAACCAATTTACAAACGCGCATCGGAAATTATGCTACCGCGGGGACTCCATTAGTGGCTTTGGTTGATATTCATTCCTTTTACGTAATGGGTTATTTCGAAGAAACCAAATTACGACATATCAAAGAAGGCAACCGGGCAAATATTGTTTTATATAATGGAAATATACCCCTTCAGGGTGTAGTAGAAAGTATCGGGCGCGCCATTTACGATCAAAGTGTCGATACAAATAGCGACTTGCTCGTC carries:
- a CDS encoding glycine zipper 2TM domain-containing protein, with the protein product MIKPFLVIAIAAVTLTGCANNSTLSGDVFSASQAKQVQTVTYGTLVSVRPVTIQGGDGDNVIGAIGGAVLGGFLGNTVGGGTGRSLATAAGAVAGGVAGQGVQGAMNRTDGVQLEVRKDDGTTILVVQKQGPTRFSVGQRVMLASSGSTVTVSPR
- the slyA gene encoding transcriptional regulator SlyA, coding for MESTLGSDLARLVRVWRALIDHRLKPLELTQTHWVTLHNISRLPPEQSQIQLAKAIGIEQPSLVRTLDQLEDKGLITRQTCANDRRAKRIKLTEESCSTIKKLEHVIETTRGEVMSNITDAEVILLTGVLMKLEQNINQLHSK
- a CDS encoding DUF1656 domain-containing protein, encoding MQVTPVPMASPLTDWVLGASIYFPPLFKAVMLGLIFWLLIHHLLRNWIYSGEIWHPMLMDLSIFVIAVSISLWILVSW
- a CDS encoding HlyD family secretion protein translates to MKYQSIKYFSSVIVFAIAMFAGGWMWNYYMQSPWTRDGKVRAELVNITPEVSGRLIQIAIHDNQLVKSGSLLFELDPMPFQLALDNAQAALDKAQSDMDKANHELARRQNLPKNLISGEDLDIANLTAQAMKAAYQGALANLEQAKWNLSKTHIHAPTEGYITNLQTRIGNYATAGTPLVALVDIHSFYVMGYFEETKLRHIKEGNRANIVLYNGNIPLQGVVESIGRAIYDQSVDTNSDLLVDVKPNVPWVRLAQRVPVRIKLIDVPPDVTLVAGTTCTISLAD